In Vanessa atalanta chromosome 29, ilVanAtal1.2, whole genome shotgun sequence, a genomic segment contains:
- the LOC125075031 gene encoding protein suppressor of forked, translating into MTADESAEIDWGNERLIRAHRAVEANVYDVDSWSLLIREAQTRPINEVRSMYEKLITAFPTTGRYWKIYIEQEMKARNFEKVEKLFQRCLMKILNIELWRLYLNYVKETKCMLPTYKEKMAQAYDFALDKIGLDIHAYPIWNDYVTFLKSVDAVGSYAENQKISAVRKVYQRAVITPIIGIETLWKDYIAFEQGINTIIAERMAMERSREYMNARRVAKELETVTRGLNRNMPATPPNVDREEMKQVELWKKYITWERSNPLRSEDTALVARRVMFAIEQCLLCLAHHPDVWHQAAQFLDHSAKLLQEKGDSNAARLFSDEAAAVYERATSGPLKHSTLLHFAHADYEESRLHYNKVHQVYTRYLDMEDTEPTLAYVQYMKFARRAEGIKSARTVFKRAREDPRSRYHVFVAAALMEYYCSKDKNIAFRIFELGLKKFSHIPEYVLCYIDYLSHLNEDNNTRVLFERVLSSGSLKPESSVDIWNRFLEFESNIGDLVSIVKVEKRRQAVLEKIKEFEGKETAQLVDRYKFLDLYPCSIAELKSIGYTEVASMSNKSWALGGPLAGISPELAAVILGQKDNDPNKDIARPDTNQMIPYKPKSNPLPGEHPIPGGAFPLPSSAAFLCTLMPPPSSFRGPFVAVDRLMQLFNRISLPDKPPAPSQENGCDTKLFDLARSVHWIVDDDGLAAVSSKVRRRKIGEDSDDDELGVAPPVNDIYRQRQQKRVK; encoded by the exons ATGACGGCGGACGAAAGCGCTGAGATC GACTGGGGTAATGAAAGGTTAATCCGCGCTCACAGAGCAGTCGAAGCGAATGTTTATGACGTGGATTCCTGGTCCCTCTTGATCCGAGAAGCCCAAACTAGACCTATAAATGAAGTGCGGTCCATGTATGAGAAGCTTATCACGGCATTCCCAACGACAGGCCGTTATTGGAAAATTTACATAGAACAGGAG ATGAAGGCGAGAAATTTTGAGAAAGTTGAAAAG TTGTTTCAGAGGTGCCTCATGAAGATCCTGAACATTGAACTGTGGAGGCTGTACCTCAATTACGTGAAAGAGACGAAATGCATGTTACCGACTTACAA GGAGAAAATGGCTCAAGCGTACGACTTTGCGCTGGATAAAATAGGTTTAGATATACACGCGTATCCTATATGGAACGATTACGTTACATTCTTGAAATCAGTCGACGCTGTTGGGTCATACGCTGAGAATCAGAAGATTTCTGCTGTTAGAAAG GTTTACCAACGAGCCGTGATAACACCAATAATCGGAATTGAAACTTTATGGAAGGATTACATAGCTTTCGAACAGGGCATCAATACAATTATCg CTGAACGTATGGCCATGGAAAGATCCAGAGAGTATATGAACGCAAGACGAGTGGCCAAAGAATTGGAGACTGTCACGCGAGGTCTGAACAGAAACATGCCCGCTACCCCACCCAATGTGGACAGGGAGGAGATGAAACAG GTGGAACTCTGGAAGAAATACATAACCTGGGAGCGTTCGAACCCCCTCCGATCTGAAGATACAGCGCTCGTTGCTCGTAGGGTGATGTTCGCCATCGAACAGTGTCTGCTGTGTCTGGCTCATCACCCAGACGTATGGCATCAGGCTGCGCAGTTCTTGGACCATTCGGCTAAGCTTCTGCAGGAAAAGGGG GACTCGAACGCGGCGCGGCTGTTCTCGGACGAGGCGGCGGCCGTGTACGAGCGCGCCACGAGCGGGCCGCTCAAGCACTCCACGCTGCTGCACTTCGCGCACGCCGACTACGAGGAGAGCCGCCTGCACTACAACAAG GTACACCAAGTGTACACCCGCTACTTAGACATGGAAGACACGGAGCCCACGCTCGCCTACGTGCAGTACATGAAGTTCGCGAGGCGAGCCGAGGGGATCAAGTCTGCCAGGACTGTGTTCAAGCGCGCCAGGGAGGACCCGAG GTCACGCTACCACGTGTTCGTGGCGGCCGCCCTGATGGAGTACTACTGCTCCAAGGACAAGAACATAGCGTTCCGTATCTTCGAGTTGGGCCTCAAGAAGTTTTCCCACATACCCGAGTACGTCTTGTGCTACATAGACTATCTGTCACATCTTAACG AGGACAACAATACTCGAGTTTTGTTCGAAAGAGTACTCTCGTCTGGAAGCCTTAAGCCAGAGAGCTCAGTGGATATCTGGAATCGATTCCTGGAGTTCGAATCCAATATCGGTGACTTGGTAAGCATAGTCAAGGTTGAGAAACGTCGTCAAGCCGTGCTCGAgaag ATCAAGGAGTTCGAAGGCAAGGAGACGGCTCAGCTGGTGGATCGCTACAAGTTCCTCGATCTATATCCTTGCAGCATCGCGGAACTCAAGTCCATAGGTTACACTGAG GTGGCGTCAATGTCGAACAAGTCGTGGGCGCTGGGCGGACCTCTGGCGGGAATCTCGCCGGAACTCGCGGCTGTCATTCTTGGACAGAa AGACAACGATCCCAATAAGGACATTGCGAGACCGGACACGAATCAAATGATACCGTACAAGCCGAAATCGAATCCTCTCCCAGGGGAACATCCCATACCAG GCGGTGCGTTCCCTCTGCCGTCGAGTGCAGCGTTTCTGTGCACTCTAATGCCGCCTCCGTCCAGCTTCAGAGGACCCTTCGTGGCGGTCGATCGACTCATGCAGCTCTTCAACAGGATCTCGCTTCCCGATAAAC CTCCAGCCCCGAGCCAGGAGAACGGCTGCGACACCAAGCTGTTCGACCTGGCGCGCTCCGTGCACTGGATCGTGGACGACGACGGTCTAGCCGCCGTCTCCAGCAAG GTTCGCCGAAGGAAAATAGGCGAGGACTCCGACGACGACGAGCTGGGCGTGGCGCCGCCCGTCAACGACATCTACCGCCAGCGCCAGCAGAAGAGGGTCAAGTGA
- the LOC125075032 gene encoding U6 snRNA-associated Sm-like protein LSm2, translated as MLFYSFFKSLVGKDVVVELKNDLSICGTLHSVDQYLNIKLSDISVIDPDKYPHMLSVKNCFIRGSVVRYVQLPADEVDTQLLQDAARKEATVSTR; from the coding sequence atgctaTTTTACTCATTCTTTAAATCACTCGTTGGCAAAGATGTTGTGGTTGAGTTAAAAAACGATCTCAGTATTTGCGGGACGTTGCATTCTGTtgatcaatatttaaacattaagttGTCGGATATAAGCGTCATCGACCCGGACAAATACCCTCATATGCTATCAGTAAAGAACTGTTTCATACGAGGTTCAGTGGTACGTTACGTACAGTTACCTGCTGATGAAGTAGACACACAGCTGCTCCAAGATGCGGCAAGGAAAGAAGCGACAGTCTCAACAAGATAG
- the LOC125075014 gene encoding NADH-ubiquinone oxidoreductase 49 kDa subunit, with the protein MSSLVNVLLRKSANLGNSRALLGNIPVVNNVNSQRKAHRWMPDQDFVKQFEGAVMYPEGITALMKHPPYNSIVTPSEKQVRNMILNFGPQHPAAHGVLRLVMELDGETVRSADPHIGLLHRGTEKLIEYKTYTQALPYFDRLDYVSMMCNEQCYSLAIEKLLNIDIPLRAKYIRTLFAEITRILNHIMAVGTHALDVGALTPFFWLFEEREKMMEFYERVSGARMHAAYIRPGGVSLDMPMGLMDDIYEFASKFAERLDEVEDVLTSNRIWVQRTKDVGVVTAQDALNYGFSGVMLRGSGIKWDLRKSQPYDAYHLVDFEVPIGTHGDCYDRYLIRVEEMRQSLRIIEQCLNQMPAGEVKTDDAKLTPPSRDEMKTSMEALIHHFKLFTQGYAVPPGTTYTAVEAPKGEFGVYLVSDGSSKPYRCKIKAPGFAHLAALEKVGKNSMLADIVAIIGTLDVVFGEIDR; encoded by the exons ATGTCTTCGTTGGTAAATGTTTTGCTGCGAAAAAGTGCAAATTTAGGCAATTCAAGAGCCTTATTAGGGAATATACCGGTAGTTAATAATGTGAA CTCTCAGCGAAAAGCTCACAGATGGATGCCCGACCAAGATTTCGTAAAGCAATTCGAAGGGGCTGTCATGTACCCTGAAGGAATCACTGCCCTCATGAAACACCCACCTTATAaca GCATTGTGACACCGTCAGAGAAGCAGGTCCGTAACATGATACTCAACTTTGGACCTCAGCATCCCGCTGCTCACGGTGTGCTCCGACTTGTAATGGAGCTTGACGGTGAG ACGGTACGCAGTGCTGATCCGCACATTGGTCTCCTCCACCGTGGCACTGAAAAGTTGATCGAATACAAGACATACACCCAAGCTTTGCCGTACTTCGACCGTCTTGATTATGTATCTATGATGTGCAACGAACAGTGCTACAGTTTAGCGATTGAGAAGCTACTGAATATTGACATACCATTAAGAGCCAAGTATATTAGAA CCTTGTTCGCTGAAATCACCCGTATCCTCAATCACATAATGGCGGTGGGCACTCACGCATTGGACGTCGGAGCTTTGACCCCATTTTTCTGGCTGTTCGAGGAGCGTGAGAAAATGATGGAGTTCTACGAGAGGGTCAGCGGTGCGAGAATGCACGCAGCCTATATTCGCCCCGGAGGTGTTTCTCTG GATATGCCGATGGGTCTGATGGACGACATCTATGAGTTCGCAAGCAAGTTCGCCGAGCGACTCGACGAGGTGGAGGACGTGCTGACCAGCAACCGCATCTGGGTGCAGCGCACCAAGGACGTGGGCGTGGTCACCGCGCAGGACGCGCTCAACTACGGGTTCAG CGGCGTGATGCTCCGCGGGTCGGGCATCAAATGGGACCTGCGCAAGAGTCAGCCCTACGACGCCTACCACTTGGTCGACTTCGAGGTGCCCATCGGTACTCACGGCGACTGCTACGACAG ATACTTAATCCGTGTGGAAGAGATGCGTCAGAGTCTCCGTATCATCGAGCAGTGCCTCAACCAGATGCCGGCCGGGGAGGTGAAGACGGACGACGCCAAGCTGACGCCGCCGTCCCGAGATGAAATGAAG ACATCGATGGAGGCGCTGATCCACCACTTCAAGCTGTTCACTCAGGGTTACGCCGTGCCCCCCGGAACCACCTACACAGCCGTGGAGGCTCCTAAGGGAGAATTCGGCGTCTACCTCGTTTCCGACGGCAGCTCCAAACCTTACCG atGCAAGATAAAGGCGCCAGGCTTCGCTCACCTCGCAGCGTTGGAAAAGGTCGGGAAGAATTCCATGTTGGCGGACATCGTCGCCATCATCGGCACCCTGGACGTGGTGTTCGGCGAGATCGACCGATAG